DNA from Vibrio alfacsensis:
CTCCGTAAAAGTGAACGGTGAAGAGTGGTCACATCATGAAGTAAAAGAGACCTCTCTACTTTTAGCGGAACTGCCAGCAGAATTTGAACTTGAGATCATCACAAAGATGGATCCTGAAGCGAATACAGCGCTTGAAGGTTTGTACAAATCGGGTGGAGCATTCTGTACCCAGTGTGAAGCGGAGGGCTTCCGTCGCATTACTTATTATCTAGACAGACCTGACGTACTCGCAAAATATACGACAAAAGTGATTGCAGACAAAACAGCGTATCCATTTTTGCTGAGTAATGGCAACCGTATTGCAGAGGGTGATGCAGAAAATGGTCGTCATTGGGTACAGTGGCAAGACCCACATCCAAAACCAGCTTACTTGTTTGCACTTGTTGCTGGCAATTTCGATGTTCTACGCGACAAATACACAACGATGTCGGGACGTCTTGTTGATCTAGAAATCTTCGTTGATAAAGGTAATTTAGATCGAGCAGGCCATGCAATGACGTCACTCATTAACTCAATGAAGTGGGATGAAGAGCGCTTTGGTTTAGAATATGACCTTGATATCTACATGATCGTTGCCGTTGACTTCTTCAACATGGGTGCGATGGAGAACAAAGGGCTGAACATATTTAACTCTAAGTTCGTCCTAGCAAATGATCAAACAGCGACAGACCGTGATTACCTTGGCATTGAAGCGGTTATCGGTCACGAGTATTTTCATAACTGGACGGGTAACCGAGTCACTTGCCGTGACTGGTTCCAATTGAGTTTAAAAGAGGGATTAACCGTATTCCGCGACCAAGAATTTTCTTCAGATCTTGGTTCACGTGCCGACAACCGAATCGATAACGTTCGTATTATCCGTGGTCCTCAATTTGCGGAAGATTCAAGCCCAATGTCACACCCGATTCGTCCTGACAAAGTTATTGAGATGAATAACTTTTACACATTAACCGTGTATGAAAAGGGAAGCGAAGTGATCCGCATGTATCACACGCTGCTTGGCGAAGAGGGTTTCCAAAAAGGCATGAAGCTGTACTTCGAACGTCATGATGGTACGGCTGCAACTTGTGAAGACTTTGTCTGTGCAATGGAAGATGCCACAGGTGTGGATCTTACTCAATTCCGTTTATGGTATAGCCAGGCAGGCACACCAACACTTCGAGTAAGCAGCGAATACAATGCTGATCAAAAGACTTACGCACTAACGGTTGAACAGTTTACTGAACCGACACATGACCAAGCGATTAAGCAAGCACTGCATATTCCATTTGATATCGAGCTATATGCACAAAACGGTGATGTGATTCCTTTGGTCATGAACGGCGAATCTGTGCATCATGTTTTAGATGTGAAGCAAGATAAGCAAACGTTCGTATTTGAAAATGTGGTTGAGCGACCAGTCCCGTCATTGCTACGTGAATTTTCTGCGCCAGTGAAACTGGAATACGATTACAGCGACGAAGAGTTAAGTTTCTTGATGAAGCATGCAACCAATGACTTTGCTCGTTGGGACGCAAGCCAAATGCTATTAGCAAAATATATCCGACAGAATGTAGTTAACATTCAATCGGGTAGTGAGGTTAAACTTTCAGATGAGTTGATTGATTCATTCCGAGGTGTGCTTCTTGATGCAAACTTAGAGCCTGCGTTTATTGCTCAAGTGCTTTCTCTTCCGTCTATCAACGAAATTACAGGTTGGTACAAACAGGTAGATATTGATGCGGTTGATGCAGTACTTAATAGCATTACAGTGTCACTTTCCAAGGCGCTTGAAGACGAACTGAGTGCGACGTATCACAGCTTGCGTCAAGCCGAGTACAATATTGGGCATGATGCAATTGGGAAACGCGCATTACGCAACCGTTGTTTGCAATTCTTGGCTTACACCGAGAAAGGTAATGATCTTGTTATCGCTCAATATGACGTGGCGAACAATATGACCGACACCATTGCTGCAATGACTGCCGCGAATAGTGCCCAGTTAACATGTCGTGAAACGTTAATGTCCGACTACAGTGATAAATGGAAGCATGATGGCTTAGTTATGGATAAATGGTTTGCGCTTCAAGGTAGCAATCCTGTAGAAGATGCGCTAGAAAATGTAAAAGCGACCATGAGTCATGAAGCATTTAGCCTGAAGAATCCAAACCGTACCCGTAGCCTGATCGGTTCATTCCTGAACACAAACCCAGTACGATTCCACGACAAGTCGGGCGCTGGCTATCAGTTCGCAGGGGAAATTTTACGTCAGTTGAATGACACCAACCCGCAGGTTGCATCACGCATGATCGATCCACTTCTTAAGTTCCGTAAATACGATGAGGACCGCCAAGCGTTGATTCGTGCCGAGCTTGAAAAACTCAAGTCAATGGACAACTTAGCAAAAGATTTGTTCGAGAAAGTGACAAAAGCGCTAGACGAATAATCCACGAGAGAATAGGGTGGTAATCAATGCCACCCTCACTTTTATGTAATTTCGAAATATGAACCAATACCATTTCTCCCTCAATATTTCATATCAAACATTTCTTTCACATTACAATGGTGCGGCAAGTTCGGTTCAAGTCATTACCGACAACGGCTTGCGATTGCAACTACCAGCACTGAAGTTTCGACCGTTTCTTAGTCAATTAGGTATTCGAGGCCGTTTTAGGCTAACAACTGACCAAAATAATAAGTTTATCAAGTTAGAAACTCTGTGATGCCCAATATTACTAGAGAGTTAAACAGGAATCTTAGTCACATAATCAAACATTTCACCTCTTACCACTACGAATACTTGTTAAACATTTGTAATTAACCTTTTACAATAAGTCTATGCATTACCTATGCTTAGATTCGGGATGAATACCCGAACTGAGTCCCCCTACAAAACAACAATTCTAATGTGGAGTGTGAATATGACCGCGCGTGAAAATGTAGTGCCGGTTCTGCTTGAAAAGGTGTACCAACTGATTCAAGACAAACTCGAGCTTTCTCACCAACCGCTTGTAACTAAACTTGCTCAACACTTATTTAGTAACATTGCTGATGATGATTTGATTCAGCGAAATGAATCTGATCTTTATGGTGCTGTTGTCAGCCTTTGGCACCATATCAATGAAAAAAAACCAGCAGACATTTCCGTAAGGGTATTTAATCCAACGGTGAGTCGGCAAGGTTGGCAGTCCACACATACTATCGTGGAAATTGTTGTTCCAGATAGTCCATTCTTAGTCGATTCAATTAAGATGGCATTGAATCGTCTCGATCTTGTTTCGCACTTAATGTTAAACAACCCAACGCAACTGGA
Protein-coding regions in this window:
- the pepN gene encoding aminopeptidase N encodes the protein MSQAPQAKYRKDYQAPSHLITDIDLTFDLYDNDTIVTAVSKVIQNADSTKLELDGEGLELRSVKVNGEEWSHHEVKETSLLLAELPAEFELEIITKMDPEANTALEGLYKSGGAFCTQCEAEGFRRITYYLDRPDVLAKYTTKVIADKTAYPFLLSNGNRIAEGDAENGRHWVQWQDPHPKPAYLFALVAGNFDVLRDKYTTMSGRLVDLEIFVDKGNLDRAGHAMTSLINSMKWDEERFGLEYDLDIYMIVAVDFFNMGAMENKGLNIFNSKFVLANDQTATDRDYLGIEAVIGHEYFHNWTGNRVTCRDWFQLSLKEGLTVFRDQEFSSDLGSRADNRIDNVRIIRGPQFAEDSSPMSHPIRPDKVIEMNNFYTLTVYEKGSEVIRMYHTLLGEEGFQKGMKLYFERHDGTAATCEDFVCAMEDATGVDLTQFRLWYSQAGTPTLRVSSEYNADQKTYALTVEQFTEPTHDQAIKQALHIPFDIELYAQNGDVIPLVMNGESVHHVLDVKQDKQTFVFENVVERPVPSLLREFSAPVKLEYDYSDEELSFLMKHATNDFARWDASQMLLAKYIRQNVVNIQSGSEVKLSDELIDSFRGVLLDANLEPAFIAQVLSLPSINEITGWYKQVDIDAVDAVLNSITVSLSKALEDELSATYHSLRQAEYNIGHDAIGKRALRNRCLQFLAYTEKGNDLVIAQYDVANNMTDTIAAMTAANSAQLTCRETLMSDYSDKWKHDGLVMDKWFALQGSNPVEDALENVKATMSHEAFSLKNPNRTRSLIGSFLNTNPVRFHDKSGAGYQFAGEILRQLNDTNPQVASRMIDPLLKFRKYDEDRQALIRAELEKLKSMDNLAKDLFEKVTKALDE
- a CDS encoding DUF2835 domain-containing protein; the protein is MNQYHFSLNISYQTFLSHYNGAASSVQVITDNGLRLQLPALKFRPFLSQLGIRGRFRLTTDQNNKFIKLETL